From Rhodamnia argentea isolate NSW1041297 chromosome 10, ASM2092103v1, whole genome shotgun sequence, a single genomic window includes:
- the LOC115730570 gene encoding zinc finger protein 8, with protein sequence MEKTHERETHDFMNVESFSQLPFIRPAPVNKEKGIKLFGIEFGAEGSAGQGHSGNNEMDCGGDAEPGVAEEASKDGDSNGESGRRFECHYCCRNFPTSQALGGHQNAHKRERQHAKRAHLQSAMAHGGLSDTQVYGFMNYRLGSAAAMTYPTWSNNGSNATISSNSTRFYGGHGSVSHQQPINGSPLALWRIPAGSSGFSRDHHSAHPLPLFAGDEAMKRSPGGGNSANPQSRYACDGKASMQDHVSLDLHL encoded by the coding sequence ATGGAGAAGACGCACGAGAGAGAGACTCACGACTTCATGAACGTGGAGTCCTTCTCTCAACTTCCCTTCATCCGCCCCGCCCCGGTCAATAAGGAGAAGGGCATCAAGTTGTTCGGCATCGAGTTCGGGGCCGAGGGCAGCGCCGGCCAGGGCCACAGCGGCAACAACGAGATGGACTGTGGGGGTGACGCCGAGCCCGGCGTGGCGGAGGAGGCAAGCAAGGACGGCGACAGCAACGGGGAGAGCGGGCGGCGGTTCGAGTGCCACTATTGCTGCCGGAACTTCCCCACCTCGCAAGCCCTCGGCGGCCACCAGAACGCGCACAAGCGAGAGCGCCAACACGCCAAGCGCGCCCACCTCCAGTCTGCCATGGCCCACGGTGGCCTCTCCGACACCCAAGTCTACGGCTTCATGAACtatcggctcggctcggccgcCGCCATGACTTACCCTACATGGAGCAACAATGGTAGCAACGCCACCATTTCGAGTAACAGCACTAGGTTTTATGGAGGCCACGGCTCTGTCTCTCATCAACAGCCCATAAACGGGAGTCCTCTAGCCTTGTGGCGGATCCCCGCCGGTAGCTCCGGCTTCAGCCGGGACCACCACTCAGCGCACCCGTTGCCGTTATTTGCCGGGGATGAGGCGATGAAGCGATCTCCAGGCGGAGGCAATAGCGCGAATCCTCAAAGCAGGTACGCTTGTGATGGGAAGGCAAGCATGCAGGACCATGTGAGCTTGGATCTTCATCTGTAG
- the LOC115731861 gene encoding dirigent protein 22-like, producing the protein MALCITKLIIFSLLCTSAILFTANSHTFSRSLLPEELGLRKEKLSHLHFYFHDIVSGRNPTAVRVAEAQMTNTSTTLFGAVVMIDDPLTEGPEMSSKEVGRAQGIYALASQHDVGLLMVQNYVFTEGKYNGSTLSVLGRNAVFSEVREMPIVGGSRLFRFARGYAQARTHWLDLQTGDAVVEYNVYVFHY; encoded by the coding sequence ATGGCTCTTTGCATCACCAAgctcatcatcttctctctcctctgcacTTCCGCCATTCTCTTCACTGCAAATTCTCACACTTTCTCAAGAAGCTTGCTTCCGGAAGAGCTTGGCCTCAGGAAGGAGAAGCTGAGCCACCTGCACTTCTACTTCCACGACATTGTGAGCGGGCGCAACCCGACCGCTGTGCGCGTCGCCGAGGCCCAGATGACCAACACGTCCACCACGCTCTTCGGCGCTGTGGTCATGATCGACGACCCACTGACCGAGGGCCCCGAGATGAGCTCCAAGGAGGTCGGGCGGGCCCAGGGGATCTACGCACTGGCTTCGCAGCACGACGTTGGGCTCCTCATGGTGCAGAACTATGTCTTCACCGAAGGGAAGTACAACGGGAGCACGCTCAGCGTCCTCGGCCGGAACGCAGTGTTCTCTGAGGTGAGGGAGATGCCGATTGTCGGCGGGAGCAGGCTCTTCCGGTTTGCGCGCGGGTACGCTCAGGCGAGGACGCACTGGCTCGACCTCCAGACCGGCGATGCGGTCGTGGAGTACAACGTCTACGTCTTCCATTATTGA